A genome region from Panthera leo isolate Ple1 chromosome A2, P.leo_Ple1_pat1.1, whole genome shotgun sequence includes the following:
- the LOC122213083 gene encoding olfactory receptor-like protein OLF4, with product MYLITVFGNLLILLAVSSDSHLHTPMYFFLANLSFVDICFTSTTVPKMLWNIQTQTKVITYEDCITQMNFFITFAGMDDFLLSVMAYDRFVAICHPLQYMVIMNPRLCGLLVLVSWVTIVSLFYCASLGVYLSSAATQSSRSSATASVMYTVVTPMLNPFIYSLRNRDIKRALKRILGIQCYKNQSSKG from the exons ATGTACCTGATCACTGTGTTTGGAAACCTGCTCATCCTCCTGGCCGTCAGCTCTgactcccacctccacacccccatgtacttcttcctggccaaCCTGTCCTTTGTAGACATCTGCTTCACCTCCACCACCGTCCCAAAGATGCTCTGGAACATCCAGACCCAGACCAAAGTCATAACCTATGAGGACTGTATCACACAAATGAACTTTTTCATAACCTTTGCAGGGATGGACGACTTTCTCCTGAGTGTGATGGCCTATGACAGGTTTGTGGCCATCTGTCACCCTCTGCAATACATGGTCATCATGAACCCCCGGCTCTGTGGACTCCTGGTTCTGGTGTCCTGGGTCACGA TTGTCTCCTTATTTTATTGTGCAAGCCTAGGTGTGTACCTTAGCTCTGCTGCTACCCAGAGCTCACGGTCAAGTGCCACAGCCTCGGTGATGTACACGGTGGTCACgcccatgctgaaccccttcatctacagcctgaggaacagaGACATAAAGAGGGCTCTGAAAAGAATACTTGGGATTCAGTGTTATAAGAACCAATCATCCAAAGGCTGA
- the LOC122214078 gene encoding olfactory receptor 7A17-like: MEPGNITQISKFLLLGFSERPELQPLVFGLFLSMYLITVFGNLLIILAVSSDSHLHTPMYFFLANLSFVDICFTSTTVPKMLWNLQTQSKVITYAGCITQMNFFITFAGMDDFLLSVMAYDRFVAICHPLHYMVIMNPRLCGLLVLVSWIICVLHSLVHTLMVLGLSFCTEVEIPHFFCELNQMIQLACSDTFLNNVVMYLAAMLLGGGLLVWILYSYSKIVSSICGISSAQGKYKAFSTCASHLSVVSLFCCASLGVYLSSAATQSSHSSATASVMYTVVTPMLNPFIYSLRNRDIKRALKRIVGIQ; this comes from the coding sequence ATGGAACCAGGAAATATTACACAGATATCAAAATTTCTTCTCCTCGGATTTTCAGAGAGACCAGAACTGCAGCCCCTCGTATTTGGGCTTTTCCTCTCCATGTACCTGATCACTGTGTTTGGCAACCTGCTCATCATCCTGGCCGTCAGCTCTGACTCCCACCTCCAcacgcccatgtacttcttcctggccaaCCTGTCCTTTGTAGACATCTGCTTCACCTCCACCACCGTCCCGAAGATGCTCTGGAACCTCCAGACTCAGAGCAAAGTCATAACCTATGCAGGCTGCATCACACAAATGAACTTTTTCATAACCTTTGCAGGGATGGACGACTTTCTCCTGAGTGTGATGGCCTATGACAGGTTTGTGGCCATCTGTCACCCACTGCATTACATGGTCATCATGAACCCCCGGCTCTGTGGACTCCTGGTTCTGGTGTCCTGGATCATATGTGTCCTGCATTCCTTGGTACACACCTTAATGGTGTTGGGGCTGTCCTTCTGTACAGAGGTAGAGATCCCCCACTTTTTCTGTGAACTCAATCAGATGATCCAACTTGCCTGTTCTGACACCTTTCTTAATAACGTGGTGATGTACCTTGCAGCTATGCTGCTGGGTGGTGGTCTGCTTGTTTGGATCCTTTACTCTTATTCTAAGATAGTTTCCTCCATATGTGGGATCTCATCAGCTCAGGGCAAGTATAAAGCGTTTTCTACCTGTGCATCTCACCTGTCGGTTGTCTCCTTATTTTGTTGTGCAAGCCTAGGTGTGTACCTCAGCTCTGCTGCTACCCAGAGCTCCCACTCAAGTGCCACAGCCTCGGTGATGTACACGGTGGTCACgcccatgctgaaccccttcatctacagcctgaggaacagaGACATAAAAAGGGCTCTGAAAAGAATCGTTGGGATCCAGTGA
- the LOC122213084 gene encoding olfactory receptor 7A17-like, whose protein sequence is MYLITVFGNLLIILAVSSDSRLHTPMYFFLANLSFIDFCFTSTTVPKMLWNIQTQSKVITYAGCITQMNFFITFAGMDDFLLSVMAYDRFVAICHPLHYMVIMNPRLCGLLVLMSWLSVVSLFYCASLGVYLSSAVTQSSHSSATASVMYTVVTPMLNPFIYSLRNRDIKRALKRILGIQCYKNQSSKG, encoded by the exons ATGTACCTGATCACTGTGTTTGGCAACCTGCTCATCATCCTGGCCGTCAGCTCTGACTCCCGCCTCCAcacgcccatgtacttcttcctggccaaCCTGTCCTTTATAGACTTCTGCTTCACCTCCACCACCGTCCCGAAGATGCTCTGGAACATCCAGACCCAGAGCAAAGTCATAACCTATGCAGGCTGCATCACACAAATGAACTTTTTCATAACCTTTGCAGGGATGGACGACTTTCTCCTGAGTGTGATGGCCTATGACAGGTTTGTGGCCATTTGTCACCCCCTGCACTACATGGTCATCATGAACCCCCGGCTCTGTGGACTCCTGGTTCTGATGTCCTGG CTGTCGGTTGTCTCCTTATTTTATTGTGCAAGCCTAGGAGTGTACCTCAGCTCTGCTGTTACCCAGAGCTCCCACTCAAGTGCCACAGCCTCAGTGATGTACACGGTGGTCACgcccatgctgaaccccttcatctacagcctgaggaacagaGACATAAAGAGGGCTCTGAAAAGAATACTTGGGATTCAGTGTTATAAGAACCAATCATCCAAAGGCTGA